The following DNA comes from Camelus dromedarius isolate mCamDro1 chromosome 29, mCamDro1.pat, whole genome shotgun sequence.
CACCAGAGGGGGTTACTGAGCCACACAGAAGTGACAGCAGTCACAATCCCCCATTTAAGTCAATCGACCACTGTCTTCACAACAATCCCATGAGACAGGCCTTCCAATTCCCACATTACGCACGTACAGAGAGGTTACACGTCCCGTCTAAATCACGCAAAGGATCGGAATGGTAGCAACCACTTTGGAAATACACCAGGGGAGGTTTTGAGCCCTGCCAGAGGGGCCGAAGCTACATGGAGCCTGGGCTGTAAAACACCAGGAGGCGGCTTCGCGCGCTTCCTGTCGCTGAGATCCGCGACTCCTCTCTCTGAACAGGTATTCCCAGAGGCCCCTCCGAGTGTCTGCCTGCGGTCCACACGGCGCACGCACATGCACTCCAGGCGACGACGGACACTGAGCATCTAAGAAGAGTctttaaatcagtgttttcacACACAGCCCGAACTGCTCCCAGGCACTTACTCAAAGGGCTCACTACGGGGAGTGAGGCGAGGCCTGACTCAGGACCCTGAGGAACAGAGAGACGAGGGCCAGGCAGGCGCAGTGTGAGGAGGGCGGGCCCCAGAGGCCGTGGAGATGGAGTgacaggggaagggaagggaagctgATTTAGCAGAGTGGGAAAGCATAAAATTTCAACtcattcaatttaaaaatcaagtagaGGAAAAAACCattattcaacaacaacaaatgtgCTGCAGACCCACGTTACGGTCCTTTTCTCTAGAAGATTCTGTTtcctttcagggaaaaaaattcaaggccaaaaaagaaaaggcctaTAGCATCCAGCCTGGTCCTCCAGAGCCTCACCTCACTCAGGCCTGTGCTTGTGTGTCCAAGTTCCAGTCTCGTCTCATCAACGGTTCTCTGAATTTATCTCCCAGGAAGCCTGTGTCCTCTACAAAGTCTCGTTTCTCATACCTGTGTCTCAGTCGTCTCACCTCGTTGATCCCTCCCTCCTGTTCTGAGCAGCAACTCCAGCTCACTCTCTTGTATCAAATGCAACTCCAGGCACACCCTCGACTGCAACACCAGCTGCCCATTCCCAGCTGGCCCACGCCCACAGCACAGAGTCCCAACCGTGAGTAGCTCACGGCCCACCGGCGGAGTGACTGCCACCACGCTCTCTCCTCCGTATGCTTAAAACCACCTTAAGAAGTATCCATATCTCTGGTTATCGGCTGCAGAACGGCTGAAGTGAAGGGCCCTCGCTTAGTACAAGGAGACCTGCCATTTGCATTAACCAGGGTGTCCAAAAGTGTGCAGTGAAGGCTACTGCTCTAAATAGGACAGGGGTCAAGAGACGGTTCTAGAAAACTCCCCAGCACCTGAGGAGGTCAAGACGAGGACGGCTGTGCTCCACCTAATCCAGGCCACATTATGAATTAGTGTGAAAACAAGCGCCTTGGAGGCACCCCAGATTGAACGTCTCCTTCAGTCTCATCATTTCTTGCTGCGAATCTCAAGCTAAATATTCCTGAACTTCCCCGTGGACCTTCTCACCCAGCCAAGCCTGCTGCTTTAAATAAGCAAAGGTGCTCATGTACTGGAATACCCCAGAACGCCAGAGGAGAAAGGGCGCTTCAGTCACAGGATGAAAACCAAAGGTCACCCGCTGTTGGCACGGCATCAAGCACCCCTCAGCCCGTCACGTGAGGCCATCCAGGGTGAGCAGGTCTGCACTGTGGCTCCGAGGTCTGTGAATGACACAGCCCCCCACAAGGGACAAGGTGAGCACACAGACGAGGTCCCATGACCTCGTCCTTCCTTCACTTGCCAGCTGGCCAGGCTGGTGGGAGGACGAGTCCTGCTCTTGACAACATTTCCTACAGAAAACTAAGCCTGAGGTGCTaactaaaattatttcattgtcttttaaAGTAATGAACTCATTAATTCTCATGGATATTGATTAGCGGAGAAAAATACATTACATTCAGTTAATGAGACTGTCTCAGTAAAAGGGGAAATGCTGCATAAAGttaatttgattttataaaagattttattaATGAAATGTTTTATACGAAGTTTGAAACAATCTAGTACATTAACAAAGTCCAACACAGGAAGCAGGCTTGGTTGGTAATGCTgttttaccttgaaaaaaataaaaagctctggtaaaaaataggcaaaggaaagGATGGTTTCTCTCTACAAAGAAAAATTTCTACCTCAGTGCaaagcagtttaaaaattaaagaaagaatctTGTGCTTAAACATTAAAGCAAACGAGAACCTCGCTCCCGGGGGCAGAGCCCTGGAGGGACAGACACGCGCAGCACCCTGGTGCTTACTGTTCAGTGGGCGGCTCGGCTCCTCACGCAGTAGACAGCCCTCATACAACCTTGACTCTTCCAGCTGACCCCTTTTAGAGGTGCCACCTGGGTGGCGACACCATCTGTTTCTCTAGCCAAGGAATACCAAGGTCTGCTGATGTGTTTTCAAAaccataaaaatactttaaagggAGAATCGGGCTTCACAAACCACCGTGAAGTTCAGCAAACACGTGTAGCACCTCACTCACCTGGAGCAATGAACTGTTTCACGCTGGTGAACCTGGACTCATCGGCCACGCTCGCCACGAAGCAGCCCGTCGGCACAGTCCAGGCACCGGGCTGGCTGTCTCGGTCCCTCCCTTCTGCTGTTTCGTACACCTCTACGCGAGGCGGCTTCTCCGTCAGATTCTTGCTGTAATGACTTAAGCCATACTGTGCAATCTGGATTGGGTAGAAATAGCCTTGAGGCCCCCACTGTGTAGATAAAGGTACACCTACggaacagaaacaaaaccaaaccacaaCCAGACGTTTATAATCCTATTCTGAATACTCCTCCTCGTTTACTTCCAGGGGATGTTACAGGCTTATCAGCAACTTTTAAGCTTCCTTATTATACTGTTTTCATAATTACGAAAAACGAGCACCAAATTAACCAGAAATGAAGAGCAAAATTAAGTGTTCGTTTGCTCTAGTCATTTGTTGACAGACAGCAATGCAATGTTGAGGATTATCTCTTAAGGACCAGTTTTTTATGTCACTTTTGCTCCTAGCTACAGATGTCATATTTCATAGTTCCGTTTCATACACTGAAGTTTTACACAATTTAAATACAGGTAGCTAATGTTACCAGCTTTATTCTAGAAAATTAAACCTGAGATTTTCTTCAACATGTGCACTTAACAGTCAAGTCAGCGGCACACTCATCTCTCCCTCCAGTGCCAGGACGTGTCTAGGAACTCTGTCCTCCGACGGGCAAGGCCTCTGTCTAAGAAGCCAGGGGTGACTCGGCAGCTCACAGGATAAACACAGCCTGCAACTCTTTTTCATGTTCTCCATGTCGGAGCGTAATTCTTGAGAAcaaggactgtttttttttttctaatgaattaAAGTTGTATATTTAACCACAGACTCTTGAAATAATTCATTAATGAATTACTTCTTGTAAAGCTGTAAGCAAAACTTTTAAATGCTAGTATTAGAGCTTATTTAGGTAATTTCCTGCACTGGAAACACAGTGACACCACAGTGCACAGAATACCGTGCTGGTGCACCACGGCGTGCATGCTGAGAGAGAAGCTCCCACTCGCAGTGCCCCCAAAACTAACAAGCGACAGGTGGGCACGGATGAAACTGGGCCCCTACAAAACCATACGTGTTTCTGCTACAGTTTCAAAATACTTCAAGGAATTAGAGACCACACAGGCTAAGAAACCTAGGACAAGCTGTTTAACACCTGTGTTCTTTCTCCAAGGGGGGAGCTTTTTCCTCCCAAATCCAAACAGAATTATCTTCACTTAATAAGAGGAGGCTTTATAAATCTCACTTAGATGGGTAACAGCAATAATAATGTGCAACTGGCATAAGAACTGACAGActggtcaatggaacagaacagtaGGTCAGAAGCATGCTCTggtttctaaatatttcagtataatgATGAAGACTACACCATGGATCAGTGGGGGAAAAGAGATTATTTCTAAATGTTAGGGGGAATAAATCTAAAATTCGGCCCTGACCTTGTACCATTTACCAAAATATAAATCAATCTGGCTGgactgaaaaatgtgaaaaaacaaaaccataaaactaCTAGAGAAAATACAGATGGACAGCTGACCATGCTACGGCAAATGACTTTCTAAGcataaaaggaagaattttaaaaattcctaagtTTAATAAATAGAACTAAAACTTACAAAACCAAGCACAcacaagtaaaatgaaaagacagcaaaTTAAAGAGCGTGTCTGTAACAAATGCCGACAAGGCGTCACTACCCTTGCTGTACAGACAGAAGTCCTCATGAGTGTGTTTTCAAAAACCGAAACACTAGTCACGTtagaaaaagggggaaagaacACTGAGACCACTTTGTAATGTTACAAGCGTGTGAAGAAGACACCTGGCCTCGCTAGTTACTGCAGAAGCAAATTATGAGATGCCTTTGTAAACGACAGGCTGGAAAAGAAGGCTCCATGACGGCAGCGCCAGGTGACAGGAGCACCCGCACAGCCGGCCTCCGGGAGCCCGAGAAGGGTCGACTTCCTGGAGAGCAGTCTGGCAAAGTAGACTGATCGGCACTACCTGACATGGTAGTTTATTTCCCAGGAAACTACTCCGAGAATACAATTAAAATAGCGACTGGTCAACTATGAGCAGCTACACTGCCGTGTGCAACAGCAAAAAACTGGAGATAACTGTGCAACTAAAGGGAAAGGGTCCAGACGTGACCCACATCACGGCATGTCCTCAGTACGAGTATTAGTCattaaaatgctgaataaatattcAACAGCAAGGGGAAGCAATCTAAcatgttgaatgaaaaaaggaGAATACAAAACCGACTCTACAGCATGACTCCCACTTGTTTAAAAATGTACAcctacaacaacaaaaagattagAAAACACATCAAGATATTAACAGTGGTCATGggtgctttttactttttttccgcATCTAAGCACCTATTAattctatacatttaaaaattacaggGAAAAAAGTGGTTCAGTGATGGGTATCTTTGAAACCTCTAACAAACAATTACCCTCCTGAATGCTGCACAACAGCATTACAGCTTTGTTAAAACATATACGAAGATATAAAGACCTGAGAATATACAAAAATGGTGGTAATTAAGTGGTAAAAATGTGAGTGACTTTGGCCTCTTCCCTCTTCTAAACATTAAgtaaagatatcacaaaaaaattagaatattaagATACTAAAATCACCTTTTAtaacaaaatgagaaaagtgaaataaaagccaAACCAAGCAACCTTACAACACACTAAGTTCCTTCCTCTGATTAAATGATGTACTTTAAAGCCAAATTCAGTTTGGCTTTCTGAGCAATCCTAGGGTTGAAATTCAAATTCCAAAATGTACCAATTATGCTCATAAGGAACTCCCACTGCTCCGGGTGTCAAAGACAATGCCAGACAGTATGTAACAGACTACAGGAGCTCAGTGTACGTTTGGAGGAAATGGTGCTACGTATGCTCTCGTCCTGAGATGACAGCTGTCTCATGTGGCAGCAGGACTGCAATTGTGCACTGACGGTCCACTGGGTGGTCTCCCCCATCACCTCTTCTCACAGGACAGAAACTATGTATTTTAACGCAGAGCTTCTGGGGGCGCTGTGCCTTGGCCTTACTGATGGAAACTTTAGATTCTGAGGCAGGTCAATGGGATAATTCTACCTAATCAGGCATGCTCTTACCGCAGCCCTTAAATCACACCATCTAGAAGGCGGGCCCAGGTTCAGGTTGAGCCGGTCCCTCCTCGCTAAGTCAGGGTGACGAATGGGCTCTGGACAGTAAGCTGTGTGTGTACCTGCCATACAGTGAGCACTCGCAGTCTTCTATTCCTCAACACAATCGGGGCGGGAAAACACAGTGGAGCAGACAGATACCAACCTTCAACTCCACTTATGCACTTGACTCTGTCTCGGACTTCCACATTGTAGCCTTCAAAGGACATGAACACACCGTCAGGGTGATAGGGAGCCCTCTGCGTATAGACTTTGGAATAGCTATGAGAGAACTCAAACCGGTCATAGCCATCGTACTGAACCACCTTTCCATAAACGTCAAAGTACTTCTCCACCCAGGTGAACGGAAGGAAGACTTCATTCCCCTCTCGCCGCCCTTTAATCGTGTGTTCATCGTTTATGAGACAGTCGATTTCTTCATATTTAAGCCCTAACCCCTTGCTGCCCCCGACGACGGGCGGTGCTCTCTGCTGCTCCTGAGGAAAGGCCTCCGCGGACTGCTGGGCCACGCGGCCCACCACGCTGTCACTCTCGGAAGCTGCTGCTCCTTTTTCTAGCGCATCCACTCTGAAGCCGCTGCTCAAGTGCCGTGGAGACTGGACCGCTTTGTTGCTGGAACACTTCCTCCACAGAAGTACTGTGACCAAACTGAAGAGGGCGCAGATGACAATCAGAGTCTTACAGTTGACCCGAGCCGCCAAGCAACGCATATTCGGACCATACCTAGAGGAAAAATTCACGCAAAGGTGCATCACTGACACTGCAGGATATGgttctcttcactttttttttaactgaactacCACATTAGGGCAATTTTAGTAACTGCACGTAATCCGATCAGATTTAAAATTACTAACTGAACCCTTTTAGCAGAGACAAAGGCAAGAGGTCTTCCCCCTTTTAAAATACTCAGCATAACCTAAAGCAGAGATTCCCAAACTCTGTTTGTGGCTCCCTCGGTATCTTCGTAATTTTTTCACA
Coding sequences within:
- the GLCE gene encoding D-glucuronyl C5-epimerase isoform X2 codes for the protein MRCLAARVNCKTLIVICALFSLVTVLLWRKCSSNKAVQSPRHLSSGFRVDALEKGAAASESDSVVGRVAQQSAEAFPQEQQRAPPVVGGSKGLGLKYEEIDCLINDEHTIKGRREGNEVFLPFTWVEKYFDVYGKVVQYDGYDRFEFSHSYSKVYTQRAPYHPDGVFMSFEGYNVEVRDRVKCISGVEGVPLSTQWGPQGYFYPIQIAQYGLSHYSKNLTEKPPRVEVYETAEGRDRDSQPGAWTVPTGCFVASVADESRFTSVKQFIAPGKTALPTKPASCVGLC